A part of Halobacillus shinanisalinarum genomic DNA contains:
- a CDS encoding AMP-binding protein, with the protein MAFIGPFIKEIAEQSPKRIAIETNKDRITYQEFYHSVLLLQRKISRLLPEGKGKKIGFLLPNEPKWLELFIAISSSGGIAIPFDPKWSPFQLNDVIKDSQPDLVIYDGVFADRFRNTTFVQTCTIDALDLLFPSEQSRNLFLDQEPFYIGYTSGTTGQPKGFIRIHASWADCFSLGRQVFSLDKEDHILCPGPLVHSHFLYAAVQCLHIGATLHLCSSFDAREVSEVLRRKNITVMYIVPTMFEALNKIGCGLISEHLRTLISSGAKWSAASKQAASQAFPHASIYEFYGASELSFVSFREVNDGGLPEGAIGEPFPRVEILILSDDGRPVRQGEVGNLFVRSPWIFDGYLNRPEETADVFNGAWATVGDLAFVDGDEHVILKGRKKNMIISGGLNIYPEEVEQVIREHPAIDEAVVKGVENDYWGEKVTAFVTRTEGKQLFIDDVKDHLTKLLPKYKCPKEWIELDEFPYTNSGKIARKELVEPAGRN; encoded by the coding sequence ATGGCTTTTATCGGGCCGTTTATAAAAGAAATAGCCGAGCAATCTCCTAAGCGGATAGCTATTGAAACGAACAAGGACCGAATAACCTACCAAGAATTTTATCATTCCGTTCTATTGCTTCAGCGGAAAATCTCCCGTCTACTCCCTGAAGGCAAAGGAAAAAAGATCGGTTTTTTGCTTCCTAATGAGCCGAAATGGTTAGAATTGTTTATAGCGATCAGTTCAAGTGGAGGGATCGCCATTCCGTTTGATCCTAAATGGAGTCCTTTCCAGTTAAATGATGTGATTAAGGATTCTCAGCCTGATCTCGTTATCTATGATGGCGTCTTTGCTGATCGATTTAGGAACACTACTTTTGTTCAAACTTGTACAATAGACGCACTAGATCTACTTTTCCCATCCGAGCAAAGCAGAAACCTTTTCTTGGATCAAGAGCCTTTTTATATTGGATATACATCTGGCACGACTGGCCAGCCAAAGGGTTTTATAAGAATCCATGCATCATGGGCGGATTGTTTCTCACTAGGCCGCCAAGTTTTTTCTTTGGATAAGGAAGACCACATACTATGTCCAGGACCTCTAGTACATTCACACTTCTTATATGCTGCTGTCCAATGTCTACATATCGGTGCCACCTTACATTTATGTTCGTCATTTGACGCGAGGGAAGTCTCTGAGGTTCTTCGGAGAAAAAACATTACCGTAATGTATATCGTTCCCACGATGTTTGAAGCGCTGAATAAAATTGGATGTGGCTTAATATCGGAGCACTTAAGAACGTTAATTTCTTCGGGAGCAAAATGGTCTGCAGCATCTAAACAGGCAGCTAGTCAAGCTTTCCCCCATGCATCCATTTATGAATTTTACGGCGCTTCTGAATTGAGCTTCGTTAGTTTTCGAGAGGTGAATGACGGTGGTCTCCCCGAAGGAGCGATCGGGGAACCTTTTCCTCGGGTAGAGATTTTGATTCTTTCAGATGACGGACGACCTGTTCGTCAAGGCGAAGTCGGAAATTTGTTTGTGAGAAGTCCTTGGATTTTTGACGGATATTTAAATCGACCTGAGGAAACGGCGGATGTTTTTAATGGTGCCTGGGCCACGGTTGGGGATCTCGCTTTTGTAGATGGGGATGAACACGTCATTCTTAAAGGGCGGAAGAAAAATATGATCATCAGTGGTGGTCTTAATATCTATCCTGAAGAGGTGGAACAAGTGATACGGGAGCATCCAGCTATTGATGAAGCAGTCGTAAAGGGTGTAGAAAATGATTATTGGGGTGAAAAGGTCACTGCTTTTGTTACCCGTACAGAAGGGAAGCAGCTTTTCATTGATGATGTGAAAGATCACCTTACGAAGCTGTTGCCAAAATATAAATGTCCTAAAGAGTGGATTGAGTTGGATGAGTTCCCTTATACAAATAGTGGGAAGATAGCTCGAAAAGAACTTGTAGAGCCTGCAGGGAGGAATTAG
- a CDS encoding N-acetylmuramoyl-L-alanine amidase yields the protein MNMKIKTRFITVVLSFVLIVISAMTIAQPVEAAQTGEIDTQSSLNVRQAPSLNAKVIGSLMPGQRVEYIELGNGWGQITYQGQLGFVSTAFLSEVAGEQVEEEKRVEEKDVEKEDKFREVKPDQSESQEIKRIILDPGHGGKDPGAIGNSLQEKEVVLDIAKRVESKLREKGYDILMTRSDDTFVTLEDRVKQANNWEGDLFVSIHANGYYDSSAKGIETFYNAGSSEAREFADLVQEYVISKTSNLSRGVFKADYYVLRHTDMPAVLAETGFVSNKEDAELLKSEHYREQVAKGIVKGIEEH from the coding sequence ATGAACATGAAAATAAAAACGCGTTTCATAACGGTGGTTCTTTCTTTTGTACTAATAGTTATATCTGCGATGACGATTGCCCAGCCAGTTGAAGCCGCACAAACAGGCGAAATTGACACCCAGTCATCCTTAAATGTACGGCAAGCGCCTAGTTTGAATGCCAAGGTGATTGGAAGTCTCATGCCAGGGCAACGAGTTGAGTATATTGAACTTGGGAATGGTTGGGGGCAAATCACTTATCAAGGACAGCTAGGCTTTGTAAGCACAGCTTTTCTATCAGAAGTCGCTGGGGAACAAGTTGAGGAAGAAAAACGTGTAGAAGAGAAAGATGTAGAAAAAGAAGATAAGTTCAGGGAGGTAAAACCTGACCAATCCGAAAGCCAGGAGATCAAACGTATTATTCTCGACCCTGGTCATGGAGGTAAAGACCCTGGAGCAATCGGGAACTCTCTTCAGGAAAAAGAGGTCGTCCTGGACATTGCTAAGCGAGTTGAGTCTAAACTACGTGAAAAAGGGTATGATATTTTAATGACGCGGTCAGATGATACGTTTGTTACACTTGAAGATCGTGTGAAACAAGCCAATAACTGGGAAGGCGATCTTTTTGTAAGTATTCATGCCAACGGATACTATGACTCTAGTGCTAAAGGTATTGAAACCTTTTATAATGCAGGGAGTTCGGAAGCAAGAGAGTTTGCAGATTTAGTCCAAGAATATGTTATCTCTAAAACTAGTAACCTGAGCCGCGGGGTGTTTAAAGCGGATTATTATGTTTTGCGTCATACTGATATGCCAGCAGTGCTTGCAGAAACTGGGTTTGTTTCGAATAAAGAGGATGCCGAGTTGTTGAAAAGCGAGCATTACCGCGAACAAGTAGCAAAGGGCATTGTCAAGGGTATAGAGGAGCATTAG
- a CDS encoding biotin transporter BioY produces the protein MKLKTMVYASLFAAIIGALGLLPPIVTPFTPVPITAQTLGVMLAGSILGAKRGALSLLVFVLLVTFGVPLLSGGRGGLGVLFGPSGGYILAWPFAAFTIGFLVERFWKKLNIGLYITINVMGGILLVYAFGVTYLSMITETPWTKAAWAALVFIPGDLVKVVVASLLARQINRVYPLIKMEKSHNNRKYKAA, from the coding sequence GTGAAGCTTAAAACGATGGTTTATGCATCTTTATTTGCAGCAATAATTGGAGCGCTTGGTTTATTGCCACCCATCGTCACTCCGTTCACTCCTGTACCGATCACAGCCCAAACCCTAGGAGTGATGCTGGCTGGTTCGATCTTAGGAGCTAAGCGTGGCGCGTTAAGTCTATTAGTCTTTGTCTTACTAGTAACGTTTGGTGTACCATTGCTTTCAGGAGGCCGGGGCGGATTAGGAGTTCTATTCGGCCCCTCGGGCGGTTACATACTAGCCTGGCCTTTTGCCGCTTTTACGATAGGTTTTCTCGTAGAACGTTTCTGGAAAAAGCTAAATATTGGTCTCTATATCACCATTAATGTAATGGGGGGCATTCTTTTAGTTTATGCATTTGGTGTAACCTATCTTTCTATGATTACGGAGACCCCATGGACGAAAGCTGCATGGGCAGCACTGGTTTTTATTCCTGGTGATCTCGTTAAAGTTGTAGTGGCTTCTTTACTCGCTAGACAAATTAATCGTGTGTATCCATTAATTAAAATGGAGAAAAGCCATAATAATCGTAAATATAAAGCTGCCTGA
- a CDS encoding CBO0543 family protein: protein MERMVLWGLFLFGIVLLLLSFRKAPIQDITIVFLLTSYIAVILGQIIVKENMITYPINLLSEYFRSSLLYEMLLLPVVCIYFYKTTYHSRYPSIVMQCATYTFTLTIVEVFLEKYTDFVEYYTWTWVHTFIGIFCLLFFIRLVTKVIMTKARFPV, encoded by the coding sequence ATGGAAAGAATGGTTTTGTGGGGATTGTTTCTGTTCGGTATCGTTCTATTACTACTTAGTTTTAGAAAAGCACCCATACAGGACATCACTATTGTTTTCTTGTTGACCTCTTATATAGCAGTGATTTTAGGCCAAATTATTGTAAAGGAAAACATGATCACCTATCCGATTAATTTACTGAGTGAATACTTTAGGTCTAGTTTGCTTTACGAAATGCTTCTACTTCCCGTTGTTTGTATTTATTTTTATAAAACAACCTATCATTCGAGGTATCCAAGTATTGTTATGCAGTGTGCAACTTATACATTCACTCTAACGATCGTTGAAGTCTTTTTGGAAAAGTACACTGATTTTGTCGAATATTATACGTGGACCTGGGTTCACACCTTCATAGGTATTTTCTGTCTGCTCTTTTTTATCCGTTTGGTTACGAAGGTAATAATGACAAAAGCTAGGTTTCCAGTATAA
- a CDS encoding CBO0543 family protein, producing MKDKIIIFFMTSYIATVAGVIVVEEKMIDYPVNLFSQYFSSSLLYEMILVPIVCIYFYQTTFHSSYSRIALQCAIYTSILTFNRSPS from the coding sequence ATGAAAGACAAAATTATCATTTTCTTCATGACCTCCTATATTGCTACCGTTGCAGGTGTTATAGTTGTTGAGGAAAAAATGATCGATTATCCTGTCAACCTATTCAGTCAATATTTTAGTTCTAGTCTGTTATATGAAATGATCCTTGTTCCAATCGTTTGTATTTACTTTTATCAAACAACTTTTCACTCAAGCTATTCGCGTATTGCCTTACAATGCGCCATCTACACTTCTATTCTGACTTTCAATCGAAGTCCTTCTTGA
- a CDS encoding CynX/NimT family MFS transporter: protein METKFRRNTQNMDVKKVLFIIGIIFVAFNLRPAITSVGPLISSITADLGISNAAAGFITTLPLLSFAVFSLLAPKLGHRFGYERMVFIGLLTLIMGIVIRFISLTVTLFVGTALVGIGIAISNVLLPGIIKGNYPQKVGLMTAVYTTCMSVFSAIGTGLSIPLAKGLGLGWEKTLLCWALLALLAAVIWLPQIRKPAKLDDPKTSALQGASIWRSKIAWQVTIFMGLQSFLFYSMITWLPEILNGRGLSISTAGWMVSVMQLTGLPMTFLTPVFATRFQNQRGIVGMIGCLYTAGLLGVLLGSNIPMLTVSVMLMGAGQAASISLALTLLGLRAGNAQQSAALSGMSQSVGYLLAAAGPVLIGILIDVTASVNVPLLLFIAIIIVMVTAGLGAGRNQTVFNENRAHD, encoded by the coding sequence ATGGAAACTAAGTTTCGGCGTAACACTCAGAATATGGACGTTAAAAAAGTACTCTTCATCATAGGCATCATCTTCGTCGCTTTTAATTTGCGTCCGGCTATTACATCTGTTGGACCTCTTATTAGCTCAATCACGGCGGATCTTGGGATATCCAATGCTGCGGCTGGATTTATTACAACTCTCCCCCTTCTGTCATTTGCTGTCTTTTCCTTACTTGCCCCTAAGTTAGGCCATCGATTTGGATATGAACGAATGGTGTTTATTGGTTTACTGACGTTAATCATGGGAATCGTTATCAGATTTATATCATTGACAGTTACGTTGTTTGTGGGAACCGCTTTAGTTGGAATCGGGATTGCCATCTCAAATGTATTGTTACCTGGTATTATAAAAGGGAATTATCCCCAAAAAGTTGGCTTGATGACGGCTGTTTATACAACTTGTATGTCTGTGTTTTCAGCCATCGGAACTGGGTTGAGCATCCCTTTAGCCAAAGGACTTGGTTTAGGGTGGGAAAAAACATTATTGTGTTGGGCTTTGTTAGCACTGCTAGCAGCAGTCATTTGGTTGCCCCAGATCCGTAAGCCAGCAAAATTGGATGACCCGAAAACGTCTGCATTACAGGGGGCTTCGATATGGCGTTCCAAAATCGCCTGGCAGGTTACCATTTTCATGGGATTACAATCCTTTTTATTTTATTCCATGATTACATGGCTGCCTGAAATCCTTAATGGTAGAGGCTTGAGTATATCAACGGCAGGATGGATGGTATCGGTCATGCAGTTAACAGGCCTTCCGATGACCTTTCTAACTCCTGTCTTTGCTACTCGTTTCCAAAATCAAAGAGGAATTGTGGGAATGATTGGTTGTCTTTATACTGCAGGGCTATTAGGGGTTCTGCTCGGTAGCAATATTCCCATGCTGACTGTCAGCGTCATGTTGATGGGAGCTGGTCAAGCAGCTTCGATCAGTTTAGCACTTACTTTACTAGGGCTTCGTGCAGGTAATGCTCAGCAAAGTGCTGCATTATCAGGCATGTCTCAATCAGTGGGGTATTTACTTGCTGCGGCAGGCCCAGTATTGATCGGCATCCTTATTGATGTTACTGCGTCCGTGAATGTGCCGTTGTTGTTATTCATTGCCATTATTATTGTGATGGTGACGGCAGGTCTAGGAGCGGGAAGGAATCAGACGGTTTTTAACGAGAACAGAGCCCATGATTAG
- a CDS encoding thiolase family protein encodes MKEVVIVKAKRTPVGRVGGVLSHIPPEKLMNPILKDLIQGLDPGEIDDVILGNVVGPGGNMARLSLLEAGLPMTVPGVTIDRQCGSGLEAINIAGRLVQAGAGDIYIAGGVESTSLAPWKVKKPDSIHSPKGPELYTRARFSPESIGDPEMGEAAENVAEHYGVTREEQDEFAYRSHLKAVNAQSEGVFDKEIVPKDGIRTDECPRPNTSLAKLSTLKPVFKQGGTVTAGNACPMNDGAAAVLIMSLEKCRKLGLKPLARFVDSTSVGVDPHLLGIGPIPAVKKLWERQHLTEKDIDLVEFNEAFASQVIASLKSLEIPYEKVNRSGGALALGHPYGASGAILVTRLVSELAGSSLKRGIVTLGIGGGMGLATLFESMEDVRL; translated from the coding sequence ATGAAGGAAGTAGTGATTGTTAAGGCGAAACGCACACCTGTTGGGAGGGTAGGTGGTGTTCTGTCACATATCCCTCCTGAAAAACTGATGAACCCTATTCTTAAGGATTTAATCCAAGGTCTGGACCCAGGGGAAATTGACGATGTTATTTTAGGAAACGTTGTTGGACCTGGAGGGAATATGGCAAGGCTCTCCCTATTAGAAGCGGGGCTGCCAATGACGGTTCCTGGGGTAACAATAGATAGGCAATGTGGGTCTGGTTTAGAAGCCATTAATATAGCTGGACGCCTTGTTCAAGCAGGTGCTGGAGACATCTATATCGCCGGGGGTGTAGAGAGTACCAGCCTGGCCCCCTGGAAAGTAAAAAAGCCCGATTCTATACATAGTCCAAAAGGTCCTGAATTGTACACAAGAGCCAGGTTCTCGCCTGAATCAATCGGTGATCCTGAGATGGGGGAAGCGGCTGAAAACGTAGCGGAGCACTATGGCGTCACACGAGAAGAGCAAGACGAATTTGCTTATCGTAGTCACCTCAAGGCTGTTAATGCTCAAAGTGAAGGGGTTTTTGATAAAGAAATCGTTCCAAAAGATGGAATTCGTACAGATGAATGTCCACGTCCAAATACATCGCTTGCCAAACTATCTACTCTGAAACCGGTTTTTAAACAAGGAGGTACGGTGACGGCAGGAAATGCATGCCCTATGAATGATGGAGCTGCAGCTGTATTAATCATGTCTCTAGAGAAATGTCGCAAACTTGGGCTGAAGCCATTAGCCCGCTTTGTAGATAGCACCTCAGTAGGGGTTGACCCCCATTTACTCGGAATTGGACCAATTCCAGCTGTAAAAAAATTGTGGGAGCGCCAGCATTTGACCGAAAAAGATATTGATCTTGTAGAATTCAACGAAGCGTTTGCCTCTCAAGTCATCGCTTCATTAAAAAGTCTTGAAATTCCATACGAAAAAGTGAATCGGTCTGGCGGTGCCCTTGCGTTAGGTCATCCCTATGGTGCCTCAGGGGCTATTCTTGTTACGCGACTTGTCTCTGAGCTAGCAGGAAGTAGTCTTAAGCGTGGGATAGTGACTCTTGGTATTGGGGGAGGAATGGGATTGGCTACCTTATTTGAATCAATGGAAGATGTTCGCCTGTAA